From the Sphingomonas aliaeris genome, one window contains:
- a CDS encoding FAD-dependent oxidoreductase, with the protein MADFDVIIVGGGGAGLSAAIEATEAGASCIVLEADTKLGGATALSAGVFYAANTSVQREAGIADDTADAMFEYVMAVNQWAVKPDIFRIICDESGPTIEWLRGLGTRFPPQFLVKSGVESVARGHSSEGAGGGIADALINKAGALGIETALDTRVERLLVEDGRVVGVRAGGMDLRAPVIIVTTGGFGNSATMREKHFPSAAQHGEWTWAVHDPAPFILGDGLTMGEQVGAAIVGHDTGLVLPTSGVGKFVEAFLPPWVMLVNEEGRRFVPEVAAYTICGYLINEQTNAHAYAIFDEPTLIEASNDVSYLDPYNSGLATPTWEERTIRSRLTEGKVFSAPALEALGEQCGVDGVALAETARRYNEDIAEGIDRQYFKKAKKLFPVANAPFYAVEVRAAIIGVTGAGLDVDRECRVLDGEGRTIPGLYAAGEVLGVIHGRRYAGGGLSIGPAVILGRKAGQNAAIAARQAALIDA; encoded by the coding sequence GCGGCGCGACTGCGCTGTCGGCAGGCGTGTTCTACGCCGCCAATACCTCGGTGCAACGCGAGGCGGGAATCGCCGATGATACCGCTGACGCGATGTTCGAATATGTCATGGCGGTCAATCAATGGGCGGTAAAACCTGACATCTTTCGCATCATTTGCGATGAGAGCGGGCCGACGATTGAGTGGTTGCGCGGGCTGGGCACGCGCTTCCCGCCCCAATTCCTCGTCAAGTCGGGCGTCGAGAGCGTTGCGCGCGGGCATTCGAGCGAGGGCGCGGGCGGCGGCATCGCCGATGCGCTGATCAACAAGGCCGGCGCACTCGGTATCGAAACTGCGCTGGACACGCGGGTCGAGCGCCTGCTGGTCGAGGACGGTCGCGTCGTCGGCGTGCGGGCGGGGGGCATGGACCTGCGCGCACCGGTGATCATCGTCACCACCGGTGGCTTTGGCAACAGCGCGACGATGCGAGAGAAGCACTTCCCGAGTGCGGCACAGCATGGCGAATGGACCTGGGCGGTGCATGATCCCGCTCCGTTCATCCTGGGCGATGGACTTACGATGGGCGAGCAGGTCGGGGCCGCGATCGTCGGTCACGACACCGGGCTGGTGCTGCCGACATCGGGTGTCGGCAAATTTGTCGAGGCATTTCTGCCCCCTTGGGTGATGCTGGTCAATGAAGAGGGGCGGCGCTTCGTCCCGGAGGTCGCGGCTTATACGATCTGCGGCTATCTGATCAACGAACAGACCAATGCGCATGCCTATGCCATTTTCGACGAACCGACGCTGATCGAGGCGAGCAACGACGTCAGCTACCTCGATCCCTACAATTCCGGGCTGGCGACACCGACCTGGGAAGAACGCACGATCCGCTCGCGGCTCACCGAAGGAAAGGTGTTCAGCGCGCCAGCTCTGGAGGCATTGGGCGAGCAATGTGGCGTCGACGGCGTGGCTCTCGCCGAGACCGCGCGGCGTTACAACGAAGACATCGCCGAGGGCATTGATCGGCAATACTTCAAGAAGGCCAAGAAGTTGTTCCCCGTGGCCAACGCCCCTTTCTATGCGGTCGAAGTGCGCGCGGCGATTATCGGCGTGACCGGTGCCGGGCTGGACGTGGATCGCGAATGCAGGGTGCTCGACGGAGAGGGGCGGACCATTCCCGGCTTGTACGCTGCGGGCGAGGTGCTGGGTGTCATTCACGGACGGCGCTACGCCGGCGGTGGGCTCAGCATCGGGCCGGCGGTCATCCTGGGACGCAAGGCGGGGCAGAATGCGGCGATCGCCGCGCGCCAGGCCGCGTTGATCGACGCTTGA
- a CDS encoding enoyl-CoA hydratase-related protein produces MSGGFASVDVADGIATVTLRRAERRNALHPAAHHELAEHWDRLAADPTLRVVILTGEGPVFCAGYDLLDNLDTGVMDLPASGFGGLTRRTDFPVPLIAAVNGPAMGGGFEMALACDLIVASDTARFALPEPKVGWAALGGGIQRLPRAIGIKQAMGMILTGRTIDAEEALALGLINDVAPAELLIDAARRWAGQIVACAPIAVRCSKQAAYAGLDMPLAAALDPANHPLASAVLASDDAEEGKRAFADRRPPRWRNQ; encoded by the coding sequence TTGAGCGGCGGTTTCGCCAGCGTCGATGTCGCGGACGGCATTGCCACGGTAACGCTGCGACGGGCTGAACGGCGCAACGCGCTGCATCCGGCCGCGCATCACGAACTGGCGGAACATTGGGATCGGTTGGCGGCCGATCCTACGCTGCGCGTGGTTATTTTGACGGGTGAGGGGCCGGTATTCTGTGCCGGTTACGATCTGCTCGACAATCTTGATACGGGGGTGATGGACCTCCCCGCCAGCGGTTTCGGCGGTTTGACGCGACGCACGGATTTTCCGGTCCCGCTGATCGCCGCGGTCAATGGCCCGGCGATGGGCGGCGGGTTCGAAATGGCACTGGCCTGCGACCTGATCGTGGCGAGCGACACCGCGCGGTTCGCGCTTCCCGAACCGAAAGTCGGCTGGGCTGCGCTTGGCGGCGGCATACAGCGGCTCCCGCGCGCAATCGGTATCAAGCAGGCGATGGGCATGATCCTGACGGGGCGTACCATCGACGCGGAAGAGGCGCTTGCGCTTGGTCTGATCAACGATGTGGCACCCGCCGAACTTCTCATCGACGCGGCGCGGCGTTGGGCCGGGCAGATCGTCGCCTGCGCGCCGATCGCAGTGCGATGCAGCAAGCAGGCGGCGTATGCGGGGCTCGATATGCCGCTCGCGGCGGCGCTCGATCCCGCGAATCATCCGCTCGCATCCGCAGTGTTGGCCAGCGATGATGCTGAGGAGGGGAAGCGCGCGTTCGCAGATCGCCGTCCTCCTCGATGGAGAAATCAGTGA
- a CDS encoding SDR family oxidoreductase has protein sequence MSLLEGRVAIVTGAGRGLGRAHALKLAEHGAKLVINDLGSSSSGEGVDQTPAQEVVAAIEAMGGQAVVNTSDVSNWNAAQEMVQQAVDTFGRLDVLVNNAGILRDRMLVNMTEDEWDTVVKVHLKGTFAPIHHAANYWRLESKAGRPVDARIINTTSHSALFANIGQANYASAKGGIATLTQLAARELGRIGVTVNAIAPRAETRMTAGLSEGQSEERMARRDPEWIAAMVAWLASPESKSISGRIFETWGYGYSVIESWQHGPQMEASRDPTEIGEGVKRIAGFARPNAGIDRNTWLNP, from the coding sequence ATGAGTCTGTTGGAAGGTCGCGTCGCGATCGTTACTGGTGCCGGACGCGGTCTGGGCCGCGCGCACGCGCTGAAGCTCGCGGAACATGGCGCGAAGTTGGTGATCAACGATCTTGGGTCGTCCTCGTCGGGTGAAGGTGTCGATCAGACTCCGGCGCAGGAGGTTGTCGCTGCGATCGAGGCGATGGGGGGGCAGGCGGTCGTCAACACGTCCGACGTCTCGAACTGGAATGCTGCGCAGGAGATGGTGCAGCAGGCCGTCGACACGTTCGGTCGGCTCGACGTGCTGGTCAATAATGCCGGCATCCTGCGCGATCGCATGCTCGTCAACATGACCGAAGACGAATGGGATACCGTGGTGAAGGTGCATCTGAAGGGCACGTTCGCACCGATCCACCACGCCGCCAATTACTGGCGGCTGGAATCGAAGGCGGGACGGCCGGTCGATGCGCGCATCATCAACACTACGTCGCACTCCGCGCTGTTCGCCAACATCGGTCAGGCGAACTACGCTTCGGCAAAGGGCGGGATCGCCACGCTGACGCAGCTCGCCGCACGCGAACTGGGACGGATCGGCGTCACGGTCAACGCAATCGCACCACGCGCCGAAACGCGCATGACCGCCGGCCTTAGCGAAGGCCAGAGCGAAGAACGCATGGCGCGGCGCGACCCGGAATGGATCGCGGCGATGGTCGCCTGGCTCGCCAGCCCGGAATCGAAAAGCATCTCCGGCCGGATTTTCGAAACCTGGGGCTATGGTTATTCGGTGATCGAAAGCTGGCAGCATGGGCCGCAGATGGAAGCGAGCCGGGACCCGACCGAAATCGGCGAGGGCGTGAAGCGCATCGCAGGGTTCGCGCGCCCCAATGCCGGGATCGATCGCAACACTTGGCTCAACCCGTAA
- a CDS encoding biotin/lipoyl-containing protein, with protein sequence MATEVLLPKLGFSMNEGELVEWMVADGAQVTAGEPLFALESDKSTNEVEAPASGTLKILKQAGETYEVGTVIGEIG encoded by the coding sequence ATGGCTACCGAAGTATTGCTGCCCAAACTGGGCTTCTCGATGAACGAGGGTGAACTTGTCGAGTGGATGGTGGCGGACGGCGCGCAAGTAACCGCCGGCGAACCCCTGTTCGCGCTGGAGAGCGATAAATCGACCAACGAGGTCGAAGCGCCCGCCTCCGGCACGCTGAAAATCCTCAAGCAGGCGGGCGAGACATATGAAGTCGGTACGGTCATCGGCGAGATCGGGTGA
- a CDS encoding 2-oxo acid dehydrogenase subunit E2: MRDVPSILAGLAPIPDADFAEFGDVEVAALSKIQQLTGAFLGRNWVTIPHVTHHDEVDVTEVEARRIAWNAANPSSKVTPVALVVCGMARALAEHPKFNSSLGADGKTIVQKRYINIGVAVDTPKGLLVPVLKGVDGKSLVEIAGELAATAEKARNRGLPMSEMSGGSMTLSSLGHIGGTAFTPIINAPEVAVLGALAIQQRPGPGIDGGIEWRKMLPLSLSYDHRVINGADAARFVRSVGAAMANPALFG; the protein is encoded by the coding sequence ATGCGTGATGTCCCGTCGATCCTGGCAGGACTGGCCCCGATCCCGGATGCCGACTTCGCCGAATTCGGCGACGTCGAGGTCGCAGCCCTGTCGAAGATCCAGCAGCTGACCGGCGCGTTCCTCGGGCGTAACTGGGTCACGATTCCCCATGTCACGCATCATGACGAGGTCGACGTCACCGAAGTCGAAGCGCGCCGTATCGCCTGGAATGCCGCCAATCCGTCATCCAAAGTCACGCCGGTCGCATTGGTCGTGTGTGGCATGGCACGCGCGCTCGCCGAACATCCCAAGTTCAACAGTTCGCTAGGCGCCGACGGCAAGACCATCGTGCAGAAGCGCTATATCAATATCGGCGTGGCGGTGGATACGCCCAAGGGGCTGCTGGTGCCCGTGCTGAAGGGCGTCGATGGCAAGTCTCTGGTGGAAATTGCGGGAGAACTGGCTGCCACGGCAGAGAAGGCCCGCAACCGGGGATTGCCTATGTCGGAGATGTCGGGGGGTAGCATGACGCTGTCGTCGCTTGGCCATATCGGCGGCACGGCCTTCACGCCGATCATCAACGCGCCGGAAGTTGCGGTGTTGGGTGCACTGGCAATCCAGCAGCGGCCTGGCCCGGGGATCGACGGCGGAATAGAATGGCGTAAGATGCTACCGCTGTCGCTCAGCTACGACCACCGCGTCATCAACGGCGCGGACGCCGCACGTTTCGTCCGGTCGGTGGGCGCGGCGATGGCCAATCCCGCGCTGTTCGGATGA
- a CDS encoding class I adenylate-forming enzyme family protein — protein MSEMVTKRARSTAPALDLTNLMLPGDYPSHHAARAPGALAIVCGSRRWTYAELDRACDAFVTVLRDYGIGPGDRIAYHGKNSDLYFPVLFGAMRAGVVLVPVNWRNTAIETRHVLDDSGSKLIIVDAEFVSIVQAASEAVPILLVDDDAGADNLRVRLERTQPAERHPMQADATALQLYTSGTTGRPKGVLTTQFAIAAQRQAERESGHFDDWRDDETLFSPLPNFHIGGMSWALTAFVRGLPLIITADPSPPAILNAIIEHGATRSFMVPTLVRALIDEMQARGLERSSLRGIHYGAAAMDPHLLDRSVDTLGCRFLQYYGMTELGGSVTILGPTYHDTRRPHLLRSVGRPMPGFTIEIRSPDAEPVAVDTPGEIWIRGPSVTAGYWQRPEATAEALVDGWYRSGDGGRIDEDGFLYLTDRIKDMIVSGGENVYPAEVEAALREHPAVLDCAVFGLPHDKWGEGVTAAVEVRPNHSVTADALIAFARGHLAAYKIPRRIELDIVLPRTATGKVQRGALRATFAEKTRD, from the coding sequence ATGAGCGAGATGGTCACGAAACGCGCCCGGTCCACTGCGCCGGCGCTGGACCTGACCAACCTGATGCTACCCGGAGATTATCCCAGCCATCACGCCGCGCGTGCGCCGGGAGCGCTGGCGATCGTCTGCGGTTCTCGACGCTGGACCTATGCCGAACTCGACCGGGCCTGCGACGCTTTCGTGACGGTGCTGCGCGACTATGGCATCGGTCCCGGCGACCGGATCGCTTATCACGGCAAGAACAGCGACCTGTATTTCCCGGTGTTGTTCGGGGCGATGCGTGCCGGCGTGGTGCTGGTACCCGTTAATTGGCGCAATACGGCGATCGAGACCCGTCACGTCCTCGACGATAGCGGATCGAAGCTGATTATCGTCGACGCCGAATTTGTGTCGATCGTCCAGGCGGCGAGCGAGGCTGTGCCGATTCTGCTGGTCGATGACGACGCCGGCGCTGACAATCTGCGCGTACGCCTCGAGAGGACCCAGCCTGCGGAACGCCATCCGATGCAGGCCGATGCCACGGCGTTGCAACTGTACACCAGCGGTACCACCGGCCGGCCCAAGGGCGTTCTAACCACCCAGTTCGCGATTGCGGCGCAGCGGCAGGCCGAACGCGAAAGTGGTCACTTCGACGACTGGCGGGACGACGAAACGCTGTTCTCGCCACTACCGAATTTCCACATCGGCGGAATGTCCTGGGCGCTTACCGCGTTCGTGCGCGGGTTGCCGCTGATCATCACCGCCGATCCTTCACCCCCGGCAATCCTGAACGCGATCATCGAACATGGGGCGACGCGATCGTTCATGGTGCCGACGCTGGTGCGGGCTTTGATCGACGAGATGCAGGCCCGCGGGCTCGAGCGATCGAGCCTGCGCGGTATCCATTATGGTGCGGCGGCGATGGACCCGCACTTGCTCGACCGATCGGTCGACACACTGGGTTGCCGGTTTCTGCAATATTACGGCATGACCGAGCTTGGCGGCAGCGTCACCATTCTCGGTCCGACCTATCACGATACGCGACGTCCGCATCTGTTGCGCTCCGTCGGACGACCGATGCCCGGTTTCACGATCGAGATCCGTAGCCCCGACGCCGAACCGGTGGCGGTCGACACTCCCGGCGAAATCTGGATCAGGGGCCCAAGCGTCACTGCGGGCTATTGGCAGCGTCCGGAGGCAACGGCCGAGGCGCTGGTCGACGGCTGGTACCGATCCGGCGATGGCGGGCGAATCGACGAAGACGGCTTTCTTTATCTGACCGACCGGATCAAGGACATGATCGTGTCGGGTGGCGAAAATGTCTATCCCGCCGAAGTGGAAGCGGCGCTGCGTGAGCATCCTGCGGTGCTGGATTGCGCGGTCTTCGGCCTGCCTCACGACAAGTGGGGTGAGGGGGTGACGGCGGCGGTCGAAGTGCGACCGAACCATTCCGTCACGGCGGACGCGCTGATCGCATTCGCACGGGGGCATCTCGCGGCCTATAAAATTCCGCGACGGATCGAGTTGGACATCGTGCTGCCACGCACCGCGACGGGAAAGGTACAGCGCGGGGCGCTGCGGGCGACGTTCGCCGAAAAGACGCGCGATTGA
- a CDS encoding MaoC/PaaZ C-terminal domain-containing protein → MDVEALRTMHIDAIEQEYGKRETILYALGLGYGSDPLDASELPFVYEGGLRSVPSYVNLLCHPGFWAQRPEFGIDWVKILHAEQDFTIHQPLPPTSRMRGEYRVAALEDKGAGRGALLHQEKALYDSASGAHVATVRSTLFLRGNGGEGGFGTPPAAAGLLPDRAPDRSVSIPTLPRQALIYRLSGDWNPLHADPAIAAKAGFAAPILHGLCTNGIACRAVLASYCDNDPARLTGMFTRFSKPVMPGETIRIDFFEEAAGLVMFRAVVEERDEIVLDRCSARYA, encoded by the coding sequence ATGGATGTTGAAGCGCTGCGCACGATGCACATCGATGCGATCGAACAAGAATATGGTAAGCGCGAGACGATATTGTACGCGCTGGGCCTAGGCTATGGTTCCGACCCACTGGATGCGTCCGAACTACCCTTCGTTTACGAAGGCGGTTTGCGGAGCGTGCCGTCCTACGTCAACCTCCTGTGCCACCCGGGTTTCTGGGCGCAACGACCGGAATTCGGCATCGACTGGGTCAAGATCCTGCATGCCGAACAGGATTTTACGATCCACCAGCCGCTGCCGCCCACAAGTCGCATGCGCGGGGAATACAGGGTCGCGGCATTGGAGGATAAGGGCGCAGGCCGCGGCGCGCTGCTCCATCAGGAAAAGGCATTGTACGACAGCGCGTCCGGCGCGCATGTCGCCACCGTCCGATCCACGCTGTTCCTGCGCGGGAATGGCGGAGAAGGCGGGTTCGGCACCCCGCCGGCAGCCGCGGGGCTGTTACCCGATCGCGCGCCCGATCGTTCGGTGTCGATCCCGACGCTGCCGCGCCAGGCGTTGATCTACCGCCTGAGCGGCGACTGGAACCCGTTGCACGCCGATCCCGCCATCGCCGCCAAGGCGGGGTTTGCGGCGCCGATCCTGCATGGTCTCTGCACCAACGGTATCGCCTGCCGCGCGGTCCTCGCGTCATATTGCGACAATGATCCGGCGCGATTGACTGGTATGTTCACGCGGTTCTCAAAGCCTGTGATGCCAGGCGAAACGATCCGGATCGACTTCTTCGAAGAAGCGGCCGGCTTAGTGATGTTCCGCGCGGTCGTCGAAGAGCGTGACGAGATCGTTCTCGATCGATGCTCGGCACGATACGCCTGA
- a CDS encoding MDR family NADP-dependent oxidoreductase — protein MAAHAVIPKYTIPGKNRRVVLGRRPDGVPLATDFDIVSDAVPVISDGQFLVRNLYLSADPVQRGWAANPAVMALGAPMRALSVGVVQESREATIKPGDLVYGFLGWQDFAAATRDDLLSHVPIPRAAASSYAGVLGMPGVTAWLALADLAPPGPDDTVLVSTSAGAVGSVVGQIARAQGSRVIGLTGSDEKVARCTSRYGYHAAFNYKSIDLPTVLAAAAPTGFSIYFDNTGGWIADHAIRAMAKHGRIIQCGTAATANWSPPPAGWRPEREILTRVLTWSGFYIFDHVARFGAAIDALSDLIDDGALAYDEDIEPGFDQITGALETLFAGTNSGKKLIFIGDA, from the coding sequence ATGGCTGCCCACGCCGTGATTCCCAAATATACCATTCCCGGCAAAAACCGCCGCGTCGTGCTCGGACGCCGGCCCGATGGCGTGCCGTTGGCTACGGACTTCGATATCGTCAGCGATGCCGTGCCGGTGATCAGCGACGGCCAGTTCCTGGTGCGCAACCTCTATCTGTCGGCCGATCCGGTACAGCGCGGCTGGGCGGCCAACCCGGCGGTCATGGCTCTGGGCGCGCCGATGCGTGCCCTTTCCGTGGGCGTCGTACAGGAGAGTCGCGAGGCGACCATCAAGCCCGGCGACCTCGTCTATGGCTTTCTCGGCTGGCAGGATTTCGCTGCCGCGACGCGCGATGATCTTCTTTCGCACGTGCCCATCCCCCGCGCAGCAGCCTCATCCTATGCGGGGGTACTGGGCATGCCGGGCGTTACGGCCTGGCTCGCCCTTGCCGATCTTGCACCACCCGGACCGGACGATACCGTCTTGGTGTCCACCTCGGCGGGCGCAGTCGGCAGCGTCGTCGGGCAGATCGCCCGCGCGCAGGGCAGCCGCGTTATCGGCCTGACCGGCAGCGACGAAAAGGTCGCACGATGCACGTCGCGCTACGGCTACCACGCGGCGTTCAACTACAAGAGTATCGATCTCCCGACAGTTCTTGCCGCCGCCGCGCCGACAGGGTTCTCGATCTATTTCGACAATACAGGCGGTTGGATCGCGGACCATGCGATCCGTGCGATGGCGAAGCACGGCCGCATCATCCAATGCGGCACGGCCGCCACGGCCAACTGGTCACCCCCGCCCGCTGGCTGGCGTCCCGAGCGCGAAATCCTCACACGCGTGCTGACATGGAGCGGCTTCTACATCTTCGATCACGTCGCACGTTTCGGCGCCGCGATCGATGCGCTGTCCGACCTGATCGACGACGGCGCGCTCGCTTATGACGAAGATATCGAACCCGGTTTCGACCAGATTACAGGGGCGCTCGAAACCCTCTTTGCCGGCACGAACAGCGGCAAGAAGCTGATTTTCATCGGCGACGCCTGA
- a CDS encoding YciI family protein — MPYFLILAPDRPGALDLRIAHRQDHLDYWAARRDVVKVAGAMLDEDRPCGSSFLIETSDLAAAQALIAGDPFTAAGIFAGTEQIVAIRPAIGEWLPTP; from the coding sequence ATGCCCTATTTCCTGATCCTTGCGCCAGACCGCCCCGGCGCGCTCGATCTCAGAATTGCGCATCGGCAGGACCATCTGGATTATTGGGCGGCCCGGCGGGACGTCGTGAAGGTGGCCGGCGCGATGCTCGACGAGGACCGGCCATGCGGCAGCAGTTTCCTGATCGAAACGTCCGATCTGGCAGCGGCACAGGCGTTGATCGCAGGCGACCCGTTCACGGCGGCGGGGATCTTCGCCGGCACGGAGCAGATCGTGGCAATTCGCCCGGCGATCGGTGAATGGCTGCCCACGCCGTGA
- a CDS encoding enoyl-CoA hydratase/isomerase family protein, which yields MDQSRYKALKIERTGRVLTIAIDLPDKANAVTHELHEEMARVFDDAADDPDSDVIVLTGAGSVFCAGGDMNWLADELREGLSPFVIEARTMKRIVHSLLDCPKPVIAKVNGDAMGFGATIALLCDVVFAAEGARFADPHVKVGLVAGDGGALIWPQLIGFGKARHYLLTGDAIEASEAERLGLIAFAVAPDALDDAVAKYTDRMARGAQTAIRYTKVTTNIALKQLLTSVFEAGVAYEGLSRHTDDYREGVTAFLEKRRPGFTGR from the coding sequence ATGGATCAGTCACGCTACAAGGCGCTGAAAATCGAGCGGACCGGCCGTGTGCTGACGATCGCGATCGACCTGCCGGACAAGGCGAATGCCGTTACGCACGAGTTGCACGAGGAAATGGCGCGCGTCTTCGACGATGCTGCCGACGATCCCGACAGCGATGTGATCGTGCTGACCGGCGCAGGGTCGGTTTTCTGTGCCGGCGGAGATATGAACTGGCTGGCCGACGAACTCCGCGAGGGTCTTTCGCCGTTCGTCATTGAAGCGCGCACGATGAAGCGCATCGTCCACTCGCTGCTGGATTGCCCCAAGCCCGTGATCGCCAAGGTCAATGGCGATGCGATGGGCTTCGGCGCGACCATCGCGCTGTTGTGCGATGTGGTATTCGCGGCAGAAGGCGCGCGTTTCGCCGATCCGCACGTCAAGGTGGGACTGGTGGCGGGGGACGGAGGTGCGCTGATCTGGCCGCAGTTGATTGGCTTCGGCAAGGCCCGCCATTACCTGCTGACCGGCGACGCCATCGAGGCTAGCGAGGCCGAGCGATTAGGATTGATCGCCTTTGCGGTTGCGCCGGATGCACTGGATGACGCGGTCGCGAAATATACCGACCGGATGGCGCGGGGCGCGCAGACGGCAATCCGCTACACGAAGGTGACGACCAACATCGCGCTGAAGCAGTTGCTCACATCGGTGTTCGAGGCGGGGGTCGCCTATGAAGGACTGTCGCGCCATACCGACGATTATCGCGAGGGCGTTACCGCGTTCCTGGAGAAGCGACGGCCCGGATTTACCGGGCGCTAG
- a CDS encoding MarR family winged helix-turn-helix transcriptional regulator, with product MARQSSERANMDTKVTLSVEDGEAEPVRRPSAKQFRFGYLIHDVSRLRRIIMDDIMRPYGITRSQWAMLSALSRSGNMGMTQVDLARLLEIGKVTAGGLLERMETTGHIERRADSSDGRARRVFITEQGYETIRLMIAVASKANKRIMRGVSAEEAKIAEKVMFKIKLNLKDIHEEAALNGKTEEFGSLLKSAEDDL from the coding sequence GTGGCTCGTCAAAGTAGTGAGCGCGCAAACATGGATACCAAAGTTACGTTAAGTGTCGAAGATGGAGAAGCTGAGCCGGTCCGGCGCCCGTCCGCAAAACAATTCCGCTTCGGATACCTCATCCACGACGTTTCACGACTGCGCCGCATCATTATGGATGATATTATGCGGCCGTACGGCATCACTCGCTCGCAATGGGCGATGCTGAGTGCACTGTCCCGCAGCGGCAATATGGGCATGACCCAGGTCGACCTCGCGCGCCTGCTCGAGATAGGCAAGGTGACCGCCGGCGGCCTGCTGGAGCGCATGGAGACGACCGGGCATATCGAGCGCCGGGCGGACAGTAGCGATGGACGCGCACGACGGGTATTCATCACCGAACAGGGCTATGAGACGATCCGGTTGATGATCGCTGTCGCCTCGAAAGCGAACAAACGCATTATGCGCGGCGTTTCGGCCGAGGAAGCGAAGATCGCCGAGAAGGTCATGTTCAAGATAAAGCTCAATCTCAAGGATATCCACGAGGAAGCCGCGCTGAACGGAAAAACCGAGGAATTCGGTAGTCTGCTGAAATCCGCGGAGGACGATCTGTAG
- a CDS encoding enoyl-CoA hydratase/isomerase family protein encodes MPSAAIPQLDALFRQIGARADVRVLLIRGEGASFCAGGDVKGFAETIDHSPEVRRTDYFARMDRARSQMEAYLALQCPVIVACQGAVAGAAVAYPLGADIALAEPGARFVFPHQRLGLPPDGGLTYLLPRIVGVRKASELALTAATIDAAEALRIRIVSRIVPADVLQQEAFSIARRIAAAPRGAVRRARALLRESLAHTASEQLSAERDAIADSVAEPDFEEGVRAFMDKRRAVFPSTRE; translated from the coding sequence TTGCCAAGCGCGGCCATTCCCCAGCTCGATGCGCTGTTTCGTCAGATCGGCGCGCGGGCCGATGTTCGGGTCTTGCTGATCCGTGGCGAAGGTGCCTCCTTTTGCGCGGGGGGCGACGTCAAAGGGTTCGCCGAAACGATCGATCATTCGCCAGAGGTGCGACGCACGGATTATTTTGCGCGAATGGACCGTGCCCGATCGCAGATGGAGGCTTATCTCGCCTTGCAATGTCCGGTGATCGTCGCTTGTCAGGGTGCTGTGGCCGGGGCGGCCGTGGCCTATCCGTTGGGCGCCGATATCGCGCTGGCGGAGCCGGGTGCGCGCTTTGTCTTCCCGCATCAGCGCCTGGGTCTGCCACCTGACGGCGGGCTGACCTATCTGCTTCCTCGCATCGTCGGCGTGCGCAAGGCGTCGGAACTCGCGCTGACGGCGGCGACGATCGATGCGGCGGAGGCGCTGAGGATCAGGATCGTCAGCCGGATCGTGCCGGCTGACGTATTGCAGCAGGAAGCTTTTTCGATCGCGCGGCGCATTGCTGCGGCTCCGCGCGGCGCGGTTCGCCGCGCACGGGCGCTGTTGCGCGAGTCGCTGGCGCACACTGCAAGCGAGCAGCTCTCGGCGGAACGCGATGCGATCGCGGATTCGGTGGCCGAGCCCGATTTCGAGGAGGGCGTACGCGCATTCATGGACAAGCGGCGCGCGGTTTTCCCCTCGACTCGAGAGTGA